In a single window of the Sander lucioperca isolate FBNREF2018 chromosome 19, SLUC_FBN_1.2, whole genome shotgun sequence genome:
- the LOC116055859 gene encoding spermatogenesis-associated protein 45-like: MSGPEEQRALLELNRRRETWCQVEMTPQQSWERTQRRHYRSHLRTSPLLLSALTDGPQRRAARGQRPPPSKLPERRHFEESYESQLV; the protein is encoded by the exons atgtcGGGACCTGAAGAGCAGCGGGCTCTCCTGGAGCTGAACCGGCGGAGGGAGACGTGGTGTCAGGTGGAGATGACTCCCCAGCAGTCCTGGGAGAGGACCCAGAGGAGGCATTACAGGAGTCACCTGCGGACCAGCCCGCTGCTCCTCAGCGCTCTGACCGACGGGCCGCAGCGCAGGGCGGCCCGCGGCCAGCGTCCGCCCCCCTCCAAGCTCCCGGAGAGAAGGCACTTCGAAGAGAGCT ATGAATCACAGCTGGTGTAG